One segment of Herbaspirillum hiltneri N3 DNA contains the following:
- a CDS encoding CDP-diacylglycerol diphosphatase yields the protein MRIFLPLLALLFATAAPACAANPDALWQIASAQCLPNSINAGDPKPCALVDRERGFVILKDIVGAAQYLLIPTIRLAGIESRELLKDDAPNYWRYAWEQRGRVGAALGRPLEPSQLGLEVNSAAARSQLQLHIHIDCMRRDVPDLLRAHRRDPLGKWMPFMIEGHRYWVMRLEADALQSKDPFKLAALRSAHAANAMGAQSLLLTGARFDDGAEGFYLINMPVNFDRAEFGSAEVLLDHGCAIAR from the coding sequence ATGCGCATCTTTCTCCCGCTACTCGCCCTGCTGTTCGCAACGGCCGCACCGGCATGCGCCGCCAATCCCGACGCGCTGTGGCAGATCGCGAGCGCGCAGTGCCTGCCAAATAGCATCAATGCCGGCGATCCGAAGCCATGCGCATTGGTCGATCGCGAACGGGGTTTCGTGATCCTCAAGGACATCGTCGGCGCGGCGCAGTACCTGCTGATCCCGACCATCCGCCTGGCCGGCATCGAAAGCCGCGAGTTGCTGAAAGACGATGCGCCCAATTACTGGCGTTATGCCTGGGAGCAGCGCGGTCGCGTCGGCGCTGCGCTGGGGCGGCCGCTGGAGCCATCGCAACTGGGCCTTGAAGTCAATTCGGCCGCCGCGCGCAGCCAGCTGCAACTGCATATCCACATCGACTGCATGCGGCGCGACGTGCCGGATCTGTTGCGCGCGCATCGGCGCGATCCCTTGGGGAAATGGATGCCGTTCATGATCGAAGGCCATCGTTACTGGGTCATGCGGCTGGAGGCGGACGCCTTGCAGAGCAAGGATCCGTTCAAGCTGGCGGCCCTGCGCAGCGCGCATGCCGCCAACGCGATGGGCGCGCAGTCATTGTTGCTGACGGGCGCGCGTTTCGACGATGGCGCCGAGGGTTTTTACCTGATCAACATGCCGGTCAATTTCGACCGCGCCGAGTTCGGCAGCGCCGAAGTCTTGCTCGATCACGGCTGCGCCATCGCCAGATGA
- a CDS encoding helix-turn-helix transcriptional regulator, whose translation MMHEHQGLASRVIAARGKMPLLLPAETAGITGFSHHYFSVAQQPLALQAQAWSERVSGLLDTPVSRTQRQQSFAGEMDSYVFKDMIYLDCRTDPLAQSRTLAKISRDNVRDFVFHVAVEGVMETLTEARRERKSMQFVPGILVLDMGQPMRMLRPTYAHVLAFFLPRATVEAKIADADSLHGKVLAYTSPLTRLLLARLMALSRDLRGMPAPAAEEAIRACVDLLLAAFGKRQRLDSSARAAAQSAMRSQIQRYVQARLYHKDLSPESVLRAFDLSRPTLYRMFESEGGLGTYIRNCRLREAAEELVGMRQTAVMEIAYGLGFSSASDFTRAFRRAYGMTPLDFRALGLDLRRA comes from the coding sequence ATGATGCACGAACACCAAGGCCTGGCCAGTCGGGTGATTGCCGCTCGCGGCAAGATGCCATTGCTTCTGCCGGCTGAAACTGCGGGCATCACGGGCTTCAGCCATCACTATTTCAGCGTGGCACAGCAACCGCTTGCCCTGCAGGCGCAAGCCTGGAGCGAACGCGTCAGCGGCCTGCTCGACACGCCGGTGTCGCGCACCCAGCGCCAGCAAAGCTTCGCCGGCGAAATGGATTCGTATGTCTTCAAGGACATGATTTATCTGGACTGCCGCACCGACCCGCTGGCGCAGTCGCGCACGCTGGCCAAGATCTCGCGCGACAACGTGCGCGATTTCGTCTTCCACGTGGCGGTGGAAGGCGTTATGGAAACCCTGACCGAGGCCCGTCGCGAACGCAAGTCAATGCAATTCGTGCCGGGCATCCTGGTGCTGGACATGGGCCAGCCGATGCGCATGCTGCGTCCGACTTATGCGCACGTCCTGGCCTTCTTCCTGCCGCGCGCCACGGTGGAAGCGAAAATCGCCGACGCCGATTCGCTGCATGGCAAGGTGCTGGCCTACACGTCGCCGCTGACGCGCCTTTTGCTGGCGCGCCTGATGGCGCTAAGCAGGGACTTGCGCGGCATGCCGGCGCCGGCGGCGGAAGAAGCCATCCGCGCCTGCGTCGATCTGCTGCTGGCTGCGTTCGGCAAGCGGCAGCGCCTCGACAGCAGCGCCCGCGCCGCCGCACAGTCGGCGATGCGCAGCCAGATCCAGCGCTACGTCCAGGCACGGCTGTATCACAAGGATCTGTCACCGGAAAGCGTGCTGCGCGCCTTCGATCTGTCGCGCCCGACCTTGTATCGCATGTTTGAAAGCGAAGGCGGCCTCGGCACCTACATTCGCAATTGCCGCCTGCGCGAAGCCGCCGAAGAACTGGTCGGCATGCGCCAGACCGCGGTCATGGAGATCGCCTACGGCCTGGGCTTCAGCAGCGCCTCCGACTTCACGCGTGCGTTCCGCCGCGCCTACGGCATGACGCCGCTGGATTTTCGCGCACTCGGGCTTGATCTGCGCCGGGCCTGA
- a CDS encoding aldo/keto reductase, whose protein sequence is MQAIPTITLKNGDRVPALGQGTWNMGESAARAADEVRALQHGIDLGMTLIDTAEMYGDGGAEKVVGKAIAGRRDDVYLVSKVLPFNASRAGTVKACEASLKRLHVERIDLYLLHWRGTHPFSATIEAMETLIDQGKIGAWGVSNLDNDDMHELLALDNGANVQVNQVLYNLSRRGIEFDLQPYCAQQGVAIMAYSPIEQGRILKEAALVAVAKRHGVTPAQVALAWTLRHPGVISIPKASTVQHVQDNRACLDLRLDAADLAGLDKAFAPPKKRRPLEML, encoded by the coding sequence ATGCAAGCCATCCCGACGATTACCCTCAAGAACGGCGACCGCGTTCCTGCCCTCGGCCAGGGCACCTGGAACATGGGCGAGTCGGCCGCGCGCGCCGCCGATGAAGTGCGCGCGCTGCAGCATGGCATCGATCTCGGCATGACACTGATCGACACCGCCGAGATGTACGGCGACGGCGGCGCCGAAAAGGTCGTCGGCAAGGCCATCGCCGGCCGCCGCGACGACGTCTACCTGGTCAGCAAGGTGCTGCCTTTCAACGCTTCGCGCGCCGGCACGGTCAAGGCCTGCGAAGCCAGCCTCAAACGCCTGCATGTCGAACGCATCGATCTCTACCTGCTGCACTGGCGCGGCACGCATCCGTTTTCCGCCACCATCGAAGCGATGGAAACCCTGATCGACCAGGGCAAGATCGGCGCCTGGGGCGTCAGCAATCTCGACAACGACGACATGCACGAACTGCTGGCGCTGGACAACGGCGCCAATGTGCAAGTCAACCAGGTGCTGTACAACCTGTCGCGGCGTGGCATCGAGTTCGACCTGCAGCCCTACTGTGCGCAACAGGGCGTGGCGATCATGGCCTACTCGCCTATCGAGCAGGGCCGCATCCTCAAGGAAGCCGCGCTGGTCGCCGTCGCCAAACGCCACGGCGTCACGCCGGCCCAGGTCGCGCTGGCGTGGACGCTGCGTCATCCGGGTGTGATCTCGATTCCCAAGGCATCGACGGTGCAGCACGTGCAGGACAATCGCGCCTGTCTTGACCTCAGGCTTGATGCGGCCGATCTTGCCGGACTCGACAAGGCATTTGCACCGCCGAAGAAGCGCCGTCCGCTGGAAATGCTGTAG
- a CDS encoding 2OG-Fe(II) oxygenase — protein MHTAADHNNSIARRAAALDWQDICTELNEHGCAHLPGLLQAQECEALIADYARDDLYRSRVVMARHGFGRGEYKYYRYPLPDLIGALRDAFYPHLAPQANRWNEAMGIDIRYPAAHADFIARCHAAGQLRPTPLILKYGSGDYNCLHQDLYGEHVFPIQMAILLSEPGRDFSGGEFVITEQRPRMQSRAEVVPLRQGDALLFAVNERPVSGTRGYYRVKMRHGVSRLRSGERYTMGVIFHDAL, from the coding sequence ATGCATACCGCAGCAGACCACAATAATTCCATCGCCCGGCGCGCCGCTGCGCTGGACTGGCAGGACATCTGCACCGAACTCAACGAACACGGCTGTGCGCATCTGCCCGGCTTGCTGCAAGCGCAGGAATGCGAAGCGCTGATTGCAGACTATGCGCGCGACGACCTCTATCGCAGCCGCGTGGTGATGGCGCGTCATGGTTTCGGCCGCGGCGAATACAAGTATTACCGTTACCCGCTGCCGGATCTGATCGGCGCGTTGCGTGATGCCTTCTATCCTCATCTCGCACCGCAAGCCAACCGCTGGAATGAAGCGATGGGCATCGATATCCGCTATCCCGCCGCACACGCAGACTTCATCGCGCGCTGCCACGCCGCCGGACAATTGCGGCCGACGCCGCTGATCCTCAAATATGGGAGCGGCGACTACAACTGCCTGCACCAGGACTTGTACGGCGAACACGTATTCCCGATCCAGATGGCGATCCTGCTGTCGGAGCCGGGACGCGATTTCAGCGGCGGCGAATTTGTCATCACGGAACAGCGCCCGCGCATGCAGTCGCGCGCCGAAGTGGTGCCGCTGCGTCAGGGCGATGCACTGCTGTTCGCGGTCAATGAGCGACCGGTGTCTGGCACGCGCGGCTACTATCGCGTCAAGATGCGCCATGGGGTAAGCCGCTTGCGTTCGGGCGAGCGCTACACGATGGGCGTGATTTTCCACGACGCGCTGTAG